One region of Chaetodon auriga isolate fChaAug3 chromosome 5, fChaAug3.hap1, whole genome shotgun sequence genomic DNA includes:
- the LOC143321257 gene encoding proepiregulin-like, which yields MNLNSKPSALLSLIGLMLLWPHVLTKSVSSSASLSAGQGEERPHVVKRSIQTCNTTFDKYCLNHGQCMLVVDNNEHHCKCERGFYGPRCGKLELVVQPMGEEQIIVTVFCVSLLIIGLSGALYFCCKWYKKKKFPRQQKRHGYKGVQSV from the exons ATGAATCTGAACAGCAAACCTTCAGCGCTCCTGTCGCTTATCG GGCTCATGCTGCTCTGGCCACATGTACTCACCAAGAGTGTCTCATCCAGcgcctctctgtctgcag GGCAGGGAGAAGAGCGCCCTCATGTGGTGAAACGGTCAATACAGACCTGCAATACCACGTTTGACAAGTACTGCCTGAACCACGGCCAGTGCATGCTGGTGGTGGACAACAACGAACACCACTGCAA GTGTGAGAGGGGCTTCTATGGCCCCAGGTGTGGCAAACTGGAGCTCGTCGTTCAGCCGATGGGAGAAGAGCAGATAATTGTCACCGTTTTCTGTGTGAGTCTGCTGATCATAGGTCTGTCTGGAGCTCTGTACTTCTGCTGCAAATG GtataagaaaaagaaattcCCCCGTCAGCAGAAGCGGCACGGTTACAAAGGAGTCCAGAGTGTTTAg
- the epgn gene encoding epigen, whose protein sequence is MFSQRQTYLEKALLSAVAVLLLLTTAGQTAMTDDLQTTPTPALSNSALTTELINSSVEEGRVLRSHRSCGSEHANYCENGGECMYPQDSDQPSCICKPSYSGQRCLFFSVTGNTHTKPEVEQLIAISFGVAMFILVLFGIIYCFVYKRCIKSAKLIKSAPV, encoded by the exons ATGTTTAGTCAGAGACAGACGTACCTGGAGAAAG CCCTCCTCTCAGCAGTGGCAGTGCTGCTTCTCCTGACCACAGCAGGACAGACCGCCATGACTGACGACCTGCAGACCACACCGACTCCTGCTCTGTCAAACTCCGCTCTGACCACGGAGCTCATCAACA gcagCGTGGAGGAAGGTCGGGTTCTGCGCTCACACAGATCCTGTGGAAGCGAACATGCAAACTACTGTGAAAACGGTGGAGAGTGCATGTACCCCCAAGACAGTGACCAACCATCTTGCAT ctgcaagCCCTCGTACAGCGGGCAACGCTGCCTGTTCTTCAGTGTCACTGGGAACACTCACACCAAGcctgaggtggagcagctcaTCGCCATCAGTTTTGGTGTCGCCATGTTCATCCTCGTCCTCTTTGGCATCATTTACTGTTTTGTCTACAAGAG GTGTATAAAATCAGCAAAACTGATCAAATCTGCACCAGTGTGA